A stretch of DNA from Penaeus chinensis breed Huanghai No. 1 chromosome 1, ASM1920278v2, whole genome shotgun sequence:
tacctctacctctacctctctctctctctctctctctctctctctctctctctctctctctctctctctctctctctctctctctctctctctctctctctctctctacctctctctcccttcctcttactttctatctctctcggaTGCCTATTTCCGTCCGCTGGAGATTCCTTCGGCGGTAGCAAAGGGGCTGAGATGCAGGTCGCCAGGGAGGTATTCACCTTGGGGCAACTTGGCTCGGGTGTGGAAGGTGCGAAACAGCTGATTCCTCTGGTGATGCAAAATCGAGAGGACTTCGACTGGAAGGTACAGCCTTTGTTTCAGCCAGGGGCAGGTGTGTGAAATGGTAAcagtgctaatatatatatatatatatatatatatatatatatacacacatacacacacacacacacacacacacatacacacacacacacacacacacatatatatatatatatatatatatatatatatatatatatatatatatatatatgcatatgtatatgtatatgtgcgtatatatttatgaatatatacatgtatacatacatatacatatttatacatatatacatatgtgtataatctatatatacaatatatatcatatacatatatatacttataaatatatatatattttttcattttttaaattttatatttttatatatatatatatatattttttttttttttacagccattcattccactgcaggacataggcctctctaaattcagtgtcacccttgcctgattggatgcccttcctaatcaaccgcggttcggcgcgctaacacttgtgccacggcggtgacttcccctacgacacctgcgtttgacttctcaaggcgatatgtcgttttctcgggctcgagccagcagtcagagcacaggcattttttacgaccgccgcgatggggaattgaactcgggaccacaagggccggtatgtatatatgtatatatatacatatatatatacattacatacacacacacacacacacacacacacacacacacacacacacacacacacacacacacacatatatatatatatatatatatatatatatatatatatatatatatattatatgtatgtatatatgtatatgtatatcatatatgtgtgtgtgtatgtatatatacacacacatgtgtgtgtgtttgtgcttaaacACACGCGTGTGGAATTCtcaaccaacaacttcaacaccgcaacgggaagccatgaactagccaaggtcgtcgctcacctgatcaccgacgtgacctgaccgccatatacatgtatatatatgaagatggaataatgcaataccgcatccaatcaggcaagggtgacactgccatataacctctcaatagtgaatttagagaggcctatgtcctgccgtggaatgaatggctgtaaaaaaaaaataaaaaaaaaaaaaaatatatatatatatataaaagtatgtaatctaaagaataaaaaaatatgtatatacttatatatacgtatatataagtatagatatatttataaatatatatatatatttataagtatagatatatttataagtatatatatatttataagtatgtatatgtatatgatatatattatatagatattacacacatatgtatatatgtataaatatgtatatgtatgtatacatgtatatatgcatatatatatatatatatatatatatatatatatatatatatacatatatatatatatatatatatatatacgcacatatacatatacatatgcatatatatatatatatatatatatatatatatatgtgtgtgtgtgtgtgtgtgtgtgtgtgcgtgtgtgtatatatatatatatatatatatatatatatatatatatatacttctatgtatctcctGTTCTGTATGccttgatgaagcagtaaatgcgaaaaggccttcggcatagtcgtgtgttttcctgtactttccttcattgttctacttttaaatacacggacacacacacacacacatacacacacacacacacacacacacacacacatatatatatatgtatatttatgtgtgtatgtgtatatatatatatacatatgtatctgtgtgtgtttgtgcaagcaCATCACCCGCGCACGCACTTGAGCACACGCACGAATTTGCAGatgttgggtaaatcaaacctagataggatagtgggtgagtctaccgCAGAtaagatggtgggttgagaaccaccaacaacgattatttaaacaactactcccatggggaaggatcatgggtcaaccgCCCTAGTATAAAGACTTAGTCAACTATATGATGTTTacatgacgccaagtagttcgtcaaacaccgcattagtgatgacacgaatatgaacataaacacacacacacacacacacatatatatatatatatatatatatatatatatatatatatataaacagagagagagagagagagagagagagagagtacaaatagatcgatatatagatagacagagagataaacacacacacaaacacacatatatacatggtagaccAGTGGTTCAAGCACTGGATTCGGACCTTCATGGTCTCGAGTTGCAGTATGCCTGTTTCCCGACTGTTGGCTTGAGCTCGATGTCACGGgtagaaacgacatatcgccttcaggagaaaaacgcaggtgccgtaagggaggtcaccgccgtggcacaagtgaaccGCAATGGTGGTATTGCCAAATGACCTTTCAGTAATgaattgaagtgtgtgtgtgtgtgtgtgtgtgtgtgtatttgtgtgcttttgtattatctatgtatatatatgtatgtgtgtatgaatgatgtgtgtgtgtatatgtatatatatatatatatatgtatgtaaatatatacatatatatatatacatacacacacacactcgcacgcacacgcgcgctgtTGGGAATATTAAAGAGACATTTGAGAGGATTTCATTTAAAAATGAATGTACTTATGTCACTGAGGATATCTCTGCGATGAATGCTAAACAATTGATTGGTTGAATTTGATAAGATGAGattaaagtaaaaacaaaaaaacaaagaactaaAGTGGCTGGTGTACGTGAGCTCAAAACGCGTAAGGGCATAAgaggtataataaaaaaaaaaaaaaaaaaaaatagaaataaaaataaacgtaatGTGGAAGAAATTCTTTTACAGGTGTGATATGATTCAGGTAAAGATAGAGTGTATTAAGCTTGTTAGTCCTTCATTAATTTCTGGCATTATATGTTCTTCATGTTAAAAGCAGTGTAAGATATTCGTGTTTTTTGTCAACAATGTTCTTCCTGGATGAAATATTTCCATGAATTTTTTGGCGGACTTAGATACGTAAtcgaaaaaaagtatatttttgtAGCATTAACTGGATTTTCGTTAAAGACTATTAAGTCATGTTATCGAATACCTTTAAAAACACTTGCATCAAACCTGAACATAATAGTTGGTTGGAATAATGAACTAAATGGTGTCCTGTGAACTACTAAGAATGATTTACTGATAGTCATGAGGTTATCCTCGAAAACTTGACATCGCATGTGATACCAGGAACGATTTTCCGTTTAGTATATCTTGCAAACTTaagggaaaagacaaaaacaagcaAGACATCTAGAAATATTTAGCGCTTTGCAATGACAGGCAAAGATGCTTAGTTCACGTAGATCAGTGCCTCATTACAGCTGACTTGGATAGATATAGCATTTACATCTAGAATTCTATTACTATCGCGTGGATGTGGCATTCTAGTAGGCTGCATATACCATATATCCAgctgttttatttcctttcgaGTATCGTTTGTCACACTCGAAGAGGCATATTTTACAAATACGAACTTTTCTTTAATCATGTACTATATCCGTGACATAGTCATACTTGACTTATTTTTAGTTTaattaacacaaaacaaatatggACTCGTTAATTCAACAGAAGGGTAACATTTGGCAAGACAGGGAAGGCAATTGTTACTTCCAAACACAATTCACCACGGATGACTGATTGCAAGAATTATGTGATGAAATCTGTGgtcttacaccacacacacacatgtgtatgtgtatatatgtatatatatatatattatatatatacacatatatatatatatatatatgtattagatatatatatatatgtatgtgtgtatatatatattcatatttatgtatgtatgtatgtatgtatgaaggatTGTAGTCACTTTTGTCCAAATAAGAATCGTTCCTGATGGTCTTGATAACTTCATTTTCTCATCTTTGGATTCACCCAAAAATGCTCAGTCATTACCATTCCTGATGTATGTATCAAGTAATGGTAACACTAATTTATAGGTTAATTATCATATAAAATTTCAAACTCCTGAAATTAAGGAAGAATAAAAACTAGGCAGCATTAGCAGAACATTTTAATTCCATTTATATAAAATTCTTTCCTCGATTGTAAAACATTGGGGGGTGAAATATCGCAAATTATGGCAGCACCAAAAACGTAAATATTGAATATAGttcaaataatatgaaaaaaaggccTTAATAGCCGTGCTTCCGATTAAGAAagttatatttgcatatgtaatatCGACATAACCACGTTCAATACGCCTGATGTCTgaactctttgttttattttatttttcttgcagtAACTTTCAATCTTTCGTGGTCTTTAACAACACTAATGAATAACATGTGGGTACCATGCTTCTGAGGGTTAAAACGAAGACAAATATTAGTCCTCGAATATCTTTGGCCAATCTCAAAAGCTTTGGTTGAACAATAGTGTTTTATTTCTTAAACCAATTTATTGCACAGATTCTAATATTGCAGATAGTGCCTTCCCTTCGATGGTGAAATGGTGTGATATGCATAATTTTGGATTGTGCGTGAACTGAATTTAGTTAGTTTGTTTCTCCAATATTTAGGgaaagacgaagataaaggaCTTGACTCCATAGATCTAGTGTATCGATAAGCCAAAAATAGATTTATGAAGTTGCAACGCATGGGATTTAAAGCTTGTAAAATGAAAGGTTATTGGCATCCTATCCACTACTTGATAAAATTTGCGCTAAATCACAGTTGAGCACACAGAATCGCAAATtacaaagaataagaataatgagaacatTCCCGCAATATACCCTCCCCGttaccccaccccccatccactaccccctcccccacccccaccctcaccccctctcccatacccccacccccgaaAATAACACCAGCTGGAAACCGCATTTTGGGACAGCGGTCTCTatctcacactttttttttttcttctaatacatGCATACTTTCAATTTCATCTTGCTCTCTTACTTTCAAGTCTACTGATCATACTGACGGGAAcgaactcttttcttttttatacaaatattttgttATATCTGACGGTAGCTGGCATATGCTGTTCACCTACACTACATGTGGCGTTTCTTAAAAGAAGTTCTAGAATCAAAAATATTTTCGAATCCCAAAATATAGTATGAtctgtattctcttttttttttctaatgatcacAGTTAACATCCCTCAGGCCATTTTGTCCACTTATCACAAAAAAGGGGCTGATGGAACAAAAACAATGTCAGCCTCTGTTTTACCTAATTACCCTAATTCAACAGCACTTGTTAACTATCATCttacgttttctgtttttttttctttctgaattagtagagagaaggcaaggaaaaAGCGAAATAAAAGACCTGGAGTGATTAGCAAgtataagaaaagggagagtttCGACATTCATCGAATTcatcgaaaaaaaagacaagcataGAGCGAATCAGCCTCATCCGGGAACCTTGCGCAGCGATGTCCAatataaacaaaggaaacaaatgaaCATCAGATTTCAAGTGAAGGCAGAAATAGCGGTCGCTGAATTCGACTCTTACGTTTGTCCTTGAGCGAATGACAGTAGCTAGTGTATGCCCTTAAGGAGATTCGATGTTGTTAATGAAAGGCAAAACTGATAgggcgttttttcttttcttttcttttcattttttttttcttttttgtttggttcGCGTTATTACGTCTGCGTACTTTAGTTTTATAATGTAGTATTTCATAACTTTcgaataaagttttttttcttacaaGTAGCGACGAAATTGTTTTATCTAAGTTAAAAGATAAatagtttcattttgttttgttctcgCTTTTGGTTTTAGTTCCGGACTAAAACGCATtgtcatttactttttttataataaaacatatgGCAGTTACTTATAACATCGCAAgttatattgtatataacatAATGTGATATTGTTTAAACATTTGCTTTATCGTGGCTTCATTAATAAAATGTTTACCAAGCGATGGCTGAAACGCTTTACTGCAGAGTCCATAATGCCTTTTCCTTGCTGGACGCCTCAACGCCACACACCCTGCCGAGCTGAGCCATGTTGGTCGAGTAGGACTTGACGAGCCGGTCCTTGTAGCGATACATGGAGACGTCGGTCGTCCGGGGGTTCCTGACGCAGTCGTCGCCGCCGAACTCGCACACGCGGTAGTGGTGCAAGAAGGCCACCTCGTTGGGGACGTTGAGCGTGCCCTTCCCAGGGAGAAATTCCCAGACGAAGTGGTTTCCTGGAGGAATGAAAAGAGTTGCGGAAACTTATCTTGAAATGATAGCGgggaaaacacaaagaaaaaaatagcagagAAACTAATAGGATAACAATGGGGATTCCCCCTTTCAGTGGGAAACAAATACATGTTCTTCTAATAACCGAGTATAAAAGGGCTATACTGAAGGCCTAGCTCGTGATCTTGCATACTATGACACTTTAAGTGACGGAGAGAAAATACTCAATCCTTTAACTTTACTCTGTACAGAACTGCATCAGAGGACTCGGCTAAGCCAAGAGCAGGTACAGTAACCCAAACAAACCAGGCGCTGATAGCTACCGGTTTTGTTGAACTGTTTAAAACGTCATGTTTCTTAGGCTTTCTTATCATTTATCCTAAACGCTACGCATCTCCAGCTGTCTTCTTCAGATAAGTATTGTTCCTATTTAATTTATCTCgttttataataaagatgaacaaCCTTTGCTGAAAAGTACGGCGGAACGGAGACACAAGGGTTGAACCTGCCATAAACAGAGAAATTCTCTCCGCGCACACTCCCTTATCTCCCCGATAACGTAACGAGCTGCttaggtaaagaagaaaaaaaaaacgtattcaaGGTTACGATGGAAGAAATCACTTCGCGGCGTCGTCAAGATCCGTAGGAAAATAATTAATGAGACTTCGATAGCCTTTCCCAGAGACTCATCTCTtcgtcaacttttttttcttccaaaagcCACATGAATAGATTCGGCAACTTAGATAAAGGTCAGTCATGGATTCGCCACGACCCAAGAGGTGATGAGTGATGGTGACCTCGATATCTTGTAGTCAGGTGGCGCAGCCCGAACAGGTGAGTGTGACACCGCCCGATAGACAATGCCCTGATAATTCAGCCGTGTTATCAGGCCCCGTCTGCTCATCCGTTATCCCCGCTCTCTCACCGAACTCTTCACTGAACACCATAAGCGAAATTATTAATTCCTGTTACTTGCGGAGAAAGTTATTGAAGTTCAGCCAATGATACGACGTTCGTTGATTTATTTCGGAATTTAAAAAAAGTTCAGACAAAAATATTCAATTGATAATTAagattttggaagaaaaaaaaatatatagttgttACGGGTAATAGATTTGATGTGACCaattcgatgattttttttttttaagaatccgGTAACTGACCTGTAAAAATCAACTTTTCCAATTTATTCTAAACCTTATTCCCATCCAAGTAGCCACTAGTGATATAACCACTTCACATCCGTAGCATACCTTTTTCACTTAAAAAAATGCGATGCCCGGATTTACACTCATCGTAAAGACAGACCTACATTATGTATGGAACTTTCAGTGCCTAAtgttattttaaataataataataataataataataataatgaggatgaggatggtgatgaaagtgatgatggtgatagtgatgaagatggtggtgatgatggtgatgataatgaaaataataccaaataaatgaataaattaatgcttCTAATTAAATGTCATTAGCGTTTCTACGAAACATAGTCTCAGGGACCTAGATGTGGTATGTGTATTTGTTGTATCATTCTTGGTCTACATATTCTGTTAGATTAATCAACAAAAATACATTCGAAATATATGACATTCATAAatccaaaaacaaagaaagaaattctGACCTTCCGACTATCAGTTTACATTATGAGAAAATTTGTATATCCAAAATATGCAAGTCATCTTAAttcttaatatttctttatatttcctacTCACTATAACTTAAATAtctaatgtctctctctttctctctctctctctctttctatatatatatatatatatatatatatatatatacatatatatattattatacatatatatatatatatatacacatatatatatatatttgtgtgtgtgtgtgtgtatggatacacacacacacacacacacacacacacatgtatatatatatatatatatatatatatatatatatatgtatatatacatatatatgtacatatacatatatatgtatatgtatatctatatctatctatatatatatatgtgtgtgtgtgtgtgtgtgtgtgtgtgtgtgtgtgtgtgtgtgtgtgtgtgtgtgtgtgtgtgtgtgtgtgtgtgtttaacatacatacatatatatatatatatatatatatatatatatatatatataaatcatatagtatacatatatattatatatatatatgtataatatatattatacatatatatatatatatatatatatatatatattacatatatacatatataaagaggaagagagcgagagaaagagaaagaaagagaaagagaatgagaaatagaaagagagagagtgagagagaggtagacagacagacacacagagagagagagagagagagagagagagagagagagagagagagagagagagagagagagagagagagagacggagagagagagagagacagagagagagagagaaagatatatatacaaatatatatataggcttttgTCCACACGGAGGCAAAAACTGACCGGCTTCCACGACGAAAGGCTGGACGGCAATGTACTTCGACCTCTGCTTGTGCGGGTGGAACCTCTGGCGCCGGCGGGTCTTCCTGAGCGTGACGAGAGGAGGCAGAGACGCGCTGCGGGGAGAAGACGCTGAGGTTATGGGgcgggttgttgttgttgttgttgttgttgttgttgttggtggtggtggttcatTCGTTAGCCATGCGGAGAGGGAAGTGTACAGAGATGCCTTCACCagtgttagttttattgttattatcaattttaccgttattatcagGTCTTTAACGTAATTGTTCatatttatcactgttgttattgtcgttcattattatcatgagtagcAGAAAACTTTTCTTGTTATATTATGGTTAATTTCATTCTAGTATTAAATATATGAGTATCAAgatcagtggtagtagtagtagatggaatagcattaatatcatcgtttttatggctattttaatgttatcagtatcactgttattgGTACTGTTGTCTTTACTAGTTGTAACATCAGCGGTTGGAGAATTAGCATCAGAATTAGCATCAGCATCacgacagtagtagtaacaacaatagcaaaagtgacactgattgtagtaataatgatggtgataagagaTCCAGGCGTAGCAGAAACTCCATCGACATAACTGCAGAAAGTTGAGCTTGcgtttattatagtttttttaacTGAATCAAATAAAGCAGAAAGCATATCGCATGCACTTGAGAGTGAAGTACTGATGCTTAGATAGTGAAGAGATCAAGGCTTAATTAGGCTGATAATccagaatactttttttttcagaaatgaatAAGAGTGTTTAGCAGTAACTATGTAATGGAAGCTTTCCACTGTTAGCAAGTAATTATATAAAAGTAGAGAAGTAGCAAATACCCTATACGTAATGATTATCAGCGAGGCAGTAGTGCATTAGGACTGTCCAGACGGAACCGATGGATCTTTTACCTGTTCGGGTCGTCCGGCCACTGCAGGTAGAAGAAGGAGTTCTGGAAGCTAATGGCCCCGATCTTTCTCGCGTCGGCCTTGGTGTGCAGGTACCGCATCAGCTCTGGCAGACTCGTGTTGGTGTGGGGCACGATGTATTCGTCCAGGTCGATCATTAGAATGTACTTGTACTGGTACATGTAGCGATAGAGGCAGTCGTTGAGGGCGGCGAAGAGACCCTCCGTCCGGATTTCCTTCTGTGACTTCATGTCGAGTTTCCAAGGCAAGATGTTGATGACGCCCTGGTCCGCGTACGACTTGAGGATGCAGTCCACCTCCTTGCCGATGGTGTGGTTGTACAGAGTGAAGTGCTCCACGCCCAGAATCTTGTTGAGCTCGATGAACTCGATCATCTGATTCACGTTGTTATAGTCGAAATGCAGAGGCTTCACGCACACGGCGAAGCTGTCTCGCACCCCCTCCTTGTTGACGTCGAGGTTCATGACGCGGAGCTTGTTGGTGGCGTTCCCGCCGGGGTCCGCCATGACCGACACGCTCTCGGGCGGCGGAATCGGCTGCTTCCCGTTCTTGTAGATGGTCAGCGGACACGCGATGAAGCACGCCGAGAACTTCAGGTTCCAGTTCTCTCGGATGATCTTGATGGCGCCGTTGACGATCAGCGTGCTGGAGTTCGAGTACCAGTATTTGCACCATACGCGGTCGCTCTTCTTGGTCTGCGTGGCCCCGATGACCCTGATGATCCTGCCCTTGCGGTCGTCGTAGTAGGCCGAGTAGACGAAGAACTTGTGTTTGGTGTGGTAGACCGGCTCCCACTGGCCGTCCGTCGCCGTGCTGTTGTTGCCGAAGTAGTCCACTTCCTTCAAGCCCAGCATATTCAGCCAGTCCACCTTGGCGATGCCGTGGACGGACTTGACCAGATTCCCCGTCACTCTGGCCATGAGGTGCGTCTCGTCCACGTTCTTCCTGAAGAAGCGCTCCTCGTTGCCCGTCTTGCCTTTCACGGACAGCTCCTGCCGCCTGTACGTGTCGATCTCCAGCTGCCCCACGAGCTTCTTGTCGTCCATGAAGTAGTCAGGGATGTCGCCCATGGAGTCGAAGTCCTGCGGGCGCTTGCCCATGAAGAGCATCCCCGACCGGTGCTCGTCGATGAAGAACACCTCGGCGATGAGGATCGCCAGGAACACCAACAAGAACACAAGGACGAACACGATGGACATGTTGTTCCTGTCCTTAATCCTCTGGCGCTGCTTCTTTACCATTGCGTTGCGTCGTTGTCGAGTGAACCCATTGAGGAGCGAGTACCTGCACGCAGACCCAGAATCCGCCAGTTAGAGGTCAACAGATACAAGCTTGACTGTGATCCTTAAATATATTCGATGTTATTCACGTTAAATCAAAATGTAAATCTCTGACGAAGAGGAAGTGTCAGGCACGATGACATTTAAAAACAGCCAGTACAAACaaggaaatatttaaatataaaaacaaacagacagatgacaCTCGTAAACTGAAGCATGGGAAaattagacagagatagaggggagacaTCCTGTAAttgctatataaatataaaagaaagaaaaaagtgccaTACGCGATGACACATAGTCACTGAAATTaacgaaagggagggaatgatgcTCAGGAGACGAAAGCGTGGACAAGACAAACTAATGGTCTGGTACAAAGTAAAACATGACTGACagtcagaaagagaaaatggaaagagggagagggagaaagcgagagcgagagaaagaggaacgagggagagtgagacacagattgtgtgtgcgtgtgtgtgtgtgtgtgtgtgtgtgtgtgtgtgtgtgtgtgtgtgtgtgtgtgtgtgtgtgtgtgtgtgtgtgagagagagagagagaggagtgaaagagggagagagcgagagagagagaaagtaagagaaagagagagagagagagagagagagagagagagagagagagagagagagagagaggggggggggggggggggggggggggggggggcggggagagagggaggaagaggaagagagagagagagagagagagagagagagagagagagagagagagagagagagagagagagagagagagagagagggggggggagagagagagagagggagagagagagagagagagagagagagagagagagagagagagagagagagagagagagagagggagagaggtggaaagagagagagagatagagagagagagagagagagagagagagagagagagggaggaagaggagagagagagagagagagagagagagagagagagagagagaggagagagagagagagagagagagagagagagagagagagagagagagagagagagagagagagagagagagggagggaggaagaggagagagagagagagagagagagagagagagagagagagagagagagagagagagagagagagagagagagagggagagagagagagagagagagagagagagagagagagagagagagagcgaaagagagaggagggaaagagagaaagagggagagagcgagaaagagagagagagagagagagagagagagagagagagagagagagagagagagagagagagagagagagaatggagggaaagggggaaagagggagagaacgagagagagagggagagagagaaagatagagcgagagagagagaaacacacatacacacacactgacatagacaggcagacagacagacaatcagacagacagacagagacagagaaaggtagacagacagactggcatagagagaggaagagagagagagagagagagagagagagagagagagagagagagagagagagagagagagagagagagagagagagagactgggacagagacagagaggggtagTCAGACAtgctgagatagagagaggaagagagagagaaagagagagagagagagagagagagagagagaagagagagagagagagagagagagagagagagagagagagagagagagagagaaagagagagagagagaaagggagagaaagacagacagacagacagacaaacagacagagaaagagacagaccaacCGACtggccaacagacagacagacaaaagggagccagagagaggaggaaacactCACTTGTTATGTATGGAGCGCCAGTATCTCAGCGCCTCGCTCCTCATCGTCATCTTGTCGCGGTCGCCtttaatgcgcatgcgcgtggAGCTTGTCGTGCTACCGCGGTCTGGTGCGCAAAAGAGATTTCATTTATTCACTCGTTCGTCTTACTTTCATCTTACAAAATGAAAATCGCTACGAAACACTTAACTATTAACTAGTATGGCACAATTCCATAACACCCTCGCCACGATAGACATACGATGAAAGCTGATAATATGTCAACCTACGAACAGCTGGTGAACGCGAGACGTGGAGTATTGGAAGGCGTCAAGGAttaaggagatgggagagagaagctTAAATGGTGAAAAATGGATAAACGTGGGTCTAGAGTGACAAGGGAAAATAAAGGGACAGGGCAGAATGAGGGAAGTtactga
This window harbors:
- the LOC125027158 gene encoding uncharacterized protein LOC125027158 isoform X1, which translates into the protein MFPAQPEDWTKPSRTRDPTGTNLERPAPPTPAPTTPSPRPPSAAQPRHHLRRNYHPYVSSSASASASAISSPARPRVPVCKEPSAVKVCVDLDTTQWYKPPRPPKDKIRRMKSSPADETTPLLWAPSKDAQGDPLWRRSYTDSEGEKDRGSTTSSTRMRIKGDRDKMTMRSEALRYWRSIHNKYSLLNGFTRQRRNAMVKKQRQRIKDRNNMSIVFVLVFLLVFLAILIAEVFFIDEHRSGMLFMGKRPQDFDSMGDIPDYFMDDKKLVGQLEIDTYRRQELSVKGKTGNEERFFRKNVDETHLMARVTGNLVKSVHGIAKVDWLNMLGLKEVDYFGNNSTATDGQWEPVYHTKHKFFVYSAYYDDRKGRIIRVIGATQTKKSDRVWCKYWYSNSSTLIVNGAIKIIRENWNLKFSACFIACPLTIYKNGKQPIPPPESVSVMADPGGNATNKLRVMNLDVNKEGVRDSFAVCVKPLHFDYNNVNQMIEFIELNKILGVEHFTLYNHTIGKEVDCILKSYADQGVINILPWKLDMKSQKEIRTEGLFAALNDCLYRYMYQYKYILMIDLDEYIVPHTNTSLPELMRYLHTKADARKIGAISFQNSFFYLQWPDDPNSASLPPLVTLRKTRRRQRFHPHKQRSKYIAVQPFVVEAGNHFVWEFLPGKGTLNVPNEVAFLHHYRVCEFGGDDCVRNPRTTDVSMYRYKDRLVKSYSTNMAQLGRVCGVEASSKEKALWTLQ
- the LOC125027158 gene encoding uncharacterized protein LOC125027158 isoform X2 — protein: MFPAQPEDWTKPSRTRDPTGTNLERPAPPTPAPTTPSPRPPSAAQPRHHLRRNYHPYVSSSASASASAISSPARPRVPVCKEPSAVKVCVDLDTTQWYKPPRPPKDKIRRMKSSPADETTPLLWAPSKDAQGDPLWRRSYTDSEDRGSTTSSTRMRIKGDRDKMTMRSEALRYWRSIHNKYSLLNGFTRQRRNAMVKKQRQRIKDRNNMSIVFVLVFLLVFLAILIAEVFFIDEHRSGMLFMGKRPQDFDSMGDIPDYFMDDKKLVGQLEIDTYRRQELSVKGKTGNEERFFRKNVDETHLMARVTGNLVKSVHGIAKVDWLNMLGLKEVDYFGNNSTATDGQWEPVYHTKHKFFVYSAYYDDRKGRIIRVIGATQTKKSDRVWCKYWYSNSSTLIVNGAIKIIRENWNLKFSACFIACPLTIYKNGKQPIPPPESVSVMADPGGNATNKLRVMNLDVNKEGVRDSFAVCVKPLHFDYNNVNQMIEFIELNKILGVEHFTLYNHTIGKEVDCILKSYADQGVINILPWKLDMKSQKEIRTEGLFAALNDCLYRYMYQYKYILMIDLDEYIVPHTNTSLPELMRYLHTKADARKIGAISFQNSFFYLQWPDDPNSASLPPLVTLRKTRRRQRFHPHKQRSKYIAVQPFVVEAGNHFVWEFLPGKGTLNVPNEVAFLHHYRVCEFGGDDCVRNPRTTDVSMYRYKDRLVKSYSTNMAQLGRVCGVEASSKEKALWTLQ